The sequence GAGGACAGCCCATGTCGACGACAACCAGCACCAAATCAGAACGCATCGACGTCCGCGCTTCCGGCGCGATCAAACAATTGCTGCAGGAGGCCGCGCAGGCCAGCCATAAAAGCGTCAGTGAATTTCTCCTTGAAGCCGGAGTGACCGCGGCCCAGGAGACCCTGGCCGCACGGACCCGCTTTGCTCTGAGCGAAGAGCAATGGGCCGCTTTCCAGCAGGCATTGGACCGCCCGGTTCAGGACAAGCCCAATCTGCGGGCGTTGTTGACCGAACCAGGGCTCTTGGGATGAGCTCCTACGCGGCGATCCGCAAACTCGACGGCGCGGATCGAACGGACGGCTTTGACTGCGGACAACCCGCGCTGAATCTGTTTTTGCAGCGTTTCGCGCTGCCAAATCAGAAGGCCGGCGGGGCGCGGACGTATGTCTGCTGTGTGCCGGAAGGCGTCGCGG is a genomic window of Deltaproteobacteria bacterium containing:
- a CDS encoding DUF1778 domain-containing protein, producing MSTTTSTKSERIDVRASGAIKQLLQEAAQASHKSVSEFLLEAGVTAAQETLAARTRFALSEEQWAAFQQALDRPVQDKPNLRALLTEPGLLG